From a region of the Sesamum indicum cultivar Zhongzhi No. 13 linkage group LG3, S_indicum_v1.0, whole genome shotgun sequence genome:
- the LOC105158797 gene encoding uncharacterized protein LOC105158797, whose translation MLNEGIEPFRGAQDVSVDVLEFSRSRDIRVEAKEDPDATENSSSFANTTSGNENISGLSDAEVESQFFGDNDLAPPFDGFGSVFPIRKKKLTTHWRNFIHPLMWRCKWTELRIKELESQASKYAKEIAVNDRRKNTVFNQITAEQSGSKTLPFIHQSQRKRPMKRRRRKRVEDTTDVASYIANHILFSERENKRSDLDGVPTWDNLGNSDQHTTSHDEFGVHDETVFPEDNDNFLEHILRKIELVHNRVHKLKAQLDDVMIKNAGKFSSSENLSQLVAGDVQTSSVRSPTFSACNGDTVSVGGLFTPSQHISDYDLGDFIMPDSAVSSFGEAIPIPDIIESTVGLLSSIDVTQHQAQVGDSSEKIVDNILIHNEAAEIEGSTFKYSHNQSAEKTQEAENSGEEESNKAVILALEPDTAAKSFATPEQSTLKSCLASEIHFPKNKRKRGERKAGSGNWSRQRPGEPDS comes from the exons ATGTTGAATGAAGGAATTGAACCTTTCAGGGGTGCACAGGATGTTTCTGTTGACGTACTGGAATTTTCACGAAGCAGGGACATCAGGGTGGAGGCAAAAGAAGACCCTGATGCCACTGAAAATTCAAGCTCATTTGCCAACACAACTTCtggaaatgaaaatatttctggATTAAGTGATGCTGAAGTTGAATCTCAGTTTTTCGGTGATAATGATTTGGCCCctccatttgatggatttgGCAGCGTATTTCCAATAAG aaagaaaaaattgactaCTCACTGGAGAAACTTCATACATCCTCTGATGTGGCGATGCAAATGGACAGAATTAAGAATAAAGGAATTAGAGTCACAAGCATCAAAATATGCCAAAGAGATTGCAGTAAATGACCGCAGGAAAAATACGGTATTTAACCAAATAACAGCGGAACAATCTGGCTCGAAGACGCTGCCATTTATACATCAAAGTCAGAGGAAAAGGCCCATGAAGAGgaggagaagaaagagagtTGAAGATACAACTGATGTTGCTTCATATATCGCAAATCATATTCTCTTCTCTGAACGTG AAAATAAGAGATCTGATCTAGATGGAGTTCCTACATGGGATAACCTTGGCAATTCAG ATCAACATACGACTAGCCATGATGAGTTTGGAGTTCATGACGAGACTGTATTTCCTGAAGACAACGATAATTTCCTAGAGCACATCCTTCGCAAAATTGAGTTGGTACACAATCGGGTTCATAAGTTGAAAGCTCAACTTGATGACGTAATGATAAAGAATGCTGGGAAGTTTTCTTCCTCCGAGAACTTGAGCCAACTTGTGGCTGGCGACGTACAGACCAGCTCTGTGCGTAGCCCTACATTCTCTGCATGTAATGGAGACACAGTCTCGGTTGGAGGCCTGTTCACCCCATCTCAGCATATATCAGACTACGATCTCGGTGATTTCATAATGCCCGACAGTGCAGTTTCCAGCTTCGGAGAGGCTATTCCCATCCCTGATATCATTGAAAGTACAGTTGGGCTACTTTCCTCCATTGACGTCACACAGCATCAGGCCCAAGTCGGAGATTCATCTGAAAAG ATTGTGGACAATATACTTATACATAACGAGGCAGCAGAAATAGAGGGGTCGACTTTCAAGTACAGCCATAATCAATCCGCTGAGAAGACTCAGGAAGCAGAAAATAGTGGAGAAGAAGAGAGCAATAAAGCTGTCATTTTAGCATTAGAACCTGACACGGCTGCAAAGTCCTTTGCAACTCCAGAGCAGTCAACTCTGAAATCATGCCTAGCCTCCGAGATTCACTttcctaaaaataaaagaaagcgAGGAGAGCGTAAAGCTGGTTCTGGCAATTGGAGCCGCCAACGGCCTGGTGAACCTGACAGCTGA
- the LOC105158798 gene encoding uncharacterized protein LOC105158798: MQDPKNSHTRKPWYQRAIEVATSWKPLQKQLQTPTKNSNLCRTISTPSQHTNPTRKLRKCTSTRAATATATSLTRVFLCAPISSYIEVFQADVVVPPRRSYSYPRSRAFTGAPAAAVHDQIRTQSARMSVEGRKIFRGKSLTDDVLMRRFVVEEEAMMQVRRRNEMEIIRRRSAVRKRKIGPSPLSRMVSAGEEL, encoded by the exons ATGCAAGATCCAAAGAACTCACACACAAG GAAGCCTTGGTACCAAAGAGCAATAGAGGTGGCAACATCATGGAAACCCCTCCAAAAACAACTTCAAACTCCCACAAAGAACAGCAACCTCTGCCGAACAATCTCAACACCGTCGCAGCACACCAACCCTACGAGGAAGCTAAGGAAATGCACGTCGACGAGGGCGGCAACGGCAACGGCAACGTCGCTCACTCGTGTCTTCCTGTGTGCACCAATCTCTTCCTACATCGAGGTTTTTCAGGCCGACGTCGTCGTCCCTCCCAGGAGGAGCTACAGCTACCCGAGATCGAGGGCCTTCACCGGCGCCCCAGCAGCAGCAGTGCATGATCAAATCCGAACACAGAGCGCAAGAATGAGCGTGGAAGGGAGGAAAATATTCCGGGGAAAATCCCTGACGGACGACGTTCTGATGAGGAGGTTTGTGGTGGAGGAAGAAGCGATGATGCAAGTGAGGAGGAGGAATGAGATGGAGATCATCAGGAGGAGAAGTGCAGTGAGGAAGAGGAAGATTGGGCCAAGTCCTTTGAGTAGAATGGTTTCGGCGGGGGAAGAATTATGA
- the LOC105158799 gene encoding protein IQ-DOMAIN 14-like, translated as MGKKGSWFSAIKRVFTHSSKEKPTDGSDKKSSKEKKKGKGILRHGETKSFIPLFKEPSSIEKILGEADQLLIRPPLALDEPRNPPALLGRPTSPKVASPKAAAHRASSPKAASPRASSPRVASPKAPSPRAISPRAVSPRVSSPEARPKAFTAGAASSKATIPKAAQRRKEVSYVQKPEPTLRNQQLSATKIQAAYRGYMARRSFRALRGLVRLQGVVRGQNVKRQTVNAMKQMQLLVRVQTQIQSRRIQMLENQALQQQAYKNDREAESTLSKWTLNQLSEAGQNEHWDDSVLTKEEVEERLRKKVEAVIKRERAMAYAYSHQLWKANPKSAQSQLDMRSNGFPWWWNWLERQLPPASTSQSQAAPRSITLTPPRAISEYRPSPRLHASNHKHDNHESLTPRSSRSAIPLRARQFQTPNRTPPANSPSGFKYSKPRASAASSAYDVPLKDDDSLTSCPPFSVPNYMTPTASAKAKARANSNPRERFPGTPGNDSRRRFSFPLTPNAGSFKWNKGSNKDSASQMDKHESPRSRDFSVDSAVSMPALVGRKPFNRFV; from the exons ATGGGGAAGAAGGGAAGCTGGTTTTCAGCAATCAAAAGGGTTTTTACACACAGTTCCAAGGAGAAGCCGACCGAT GGATCAGATAAGAAAAGCAgcaaggaaaagaagaagggTAAAGGTATTTTAAGGCATGGAGAAACCAAATCATTCATTCCCCTGTTCAAAGAGCCAAGTAGCATCGAGAAAATATTAGGTGAAGCTGATCAACTGCTTATTAGGCCTCCTCTGGCTTTAGACGAGCCAAGAAATCCACCTGCTTTACTTGGAAGGCCTACCTCACCTAAAGTTGCTTCACCAAAGGCTGCTGCTCATAGAGCTTCTTCCCCTAAGGCAGCATCCCCAAGAGCTTCTTCGCCAAGGGTTGCTTCTCCGAAAGCTCCTTCTCCAAGGGCCATTTCTCCAAGAGCTGTTTCTCCCAGGGTTTCTTCTCCTGAGGCTCGTCCGAAGGCTTTTACTGCTGGCGCTGCTTCTTCAAAGGCTACTATTCCTAAGGCAGCACAAAGAAGAAAGGAAGTTAGCTATGTGCAGAAGCCAGAACCGACTTTAAGAAACCAGCAGCTTTCGGCCACTAAGATCCAGGCAGCATATAGAGGCTACATG GCAAGACGGAGTTTCAGAGCTTTGAGGGGTTTAGTGAGGCTTCAAGGAGTGGTGCGAGGCCAGAACGTAAAACGACAAACGGTGAATGCCATGAAACAAATGCAGCTTCTGGTGAGGGTTCAAACACAAATTCAGTCTCGGAGGATCCAAATGTTGGAAAACCAGGCACTCCAACAGCAAGCTTATAAGAATGATAGGGAAGCGGAAAGCACCCTGAGCAAATGGACCTTGAATCAACTG TCTGAGGCCGGTCAAAATGAACATTGGGATGATAGCGTGCTAACGAAAGAGGAAGTAGAAGAAAGGCTACGGAAAAAAGTTGAGGCAGTcataaaaagagagagagccATGGCCTATGCATATTCTCACCAG CTATGGAAAGCTAATCCCAAATCAGCTCAAAGCCAGTTGGACATGCGATCAAACGGGTTCCCCTGGTGGTGGAACTGGTTGGAGCGCCAGCTGCCTCCAGCAAGTACCTCTCAGAGCCAAGCTGCTCCCAGAAGCATCACTTTAACTCCTCCACGTGCCATTTCAGAATATAGGCCGAGCCCTCGACTCCATGCAAGCAACCATAAGCATGACAATCATGAGTCTCTCACGCCCCGATCATCCAGGTCAGCAATCCCACTTCGAGCCAGACAATTTCAGACCCCAAACAGGACTCCTCCAGCAAACAGCCCAAGTGGTTTCAAGTACTCAAAACCAAGAGCAAGTGCAGCTAGTTCAGCTTATGACGTCCCTCTGAAAGACGACGATAGCCTGACGAGCTGCCCCCCTTTTTCTGTTCCGAATTACATGACACCGACTGCCTCGGCCAAAGCCAAAGCGAGAGCAAATAGCAACCCAAGGGAGAGGTTTCCAGGGACTCCAGGCAACGATTCAAGGAGGAGGTTTTCATTCCCATTGACTCCAAATGCCGGTTCTTTCAAGTGGAACAAAGGGTCTAACAAGGATTCTGCTTCTCAAATGGATAAACACGAGTCTCCGCGTTCAAGAGACTTCAGCGTGGATTCCGCTGTTTCTATGCCGGCTTTAGTTGGTAGAAAGCCCTTTAACAGATTTGTGTGA